A genomic stretch from Serratia entomophila includes:
- a CDS encoding DUF2474 domain-containing protein yields the protein MKTAADTAPALWRRVMWMVAIWAASVLALGVVASAFKLLMAAAGMKSH from the coding sequence ATGAAAACCGCAGCCGATACTGCGCCGGCCCTATGGCGGCGGGTGATGTGGATGGTCGCCATCTGGGCGGCGAGCGTGCTGGCGCTCGGCGTAGTCGCCTCGGCGTTTAAGCTGCTGATGGCGGCGGCCGGCATGAAATCGCATTAA
- the cydB gene encoding cytochrome d ubiquinol oxidase subunit II — translation MGIDLSIIWFTIIVFATLMYIVMDGFDLGIGILFPFNKNATERDMMVNTVAPVWDGNETWLVLGGAALYGAFPLAYAVIADALSIPLTVMLIGLIFRGVAFEFRFKATPEHRPFWDKAFIGGSIVAAFSQGVSVGTVLNGFEVTGRAYGGSALSWLAPFPLFCGLGLVVAYALLGCTWLIMKTEGALHRKMSDLAIPLTLVLLAIIAIVSIWTPLAHQDIARRWFTTPNLFWFLPVPLLVLACSWGIVRAAYNHAGCGPFLLTLGLVFLGFSGLGISIWPNIIPPSISIWQAASPPQSQGFMLVGGLLIIPVILVYTCWSYYVFRGKIKPNEGYH, via the coding sequence ATGGGCATCGATCTTTCGATTATTTGGTTCACCATCATCGTGTTCGCCACGCTGATGTATATCGTGATGGACGGTTTCGATCTCGGCATCGGCATCCTGTTCCCGTTCAATAAGAACGCCACCGAGCGCGACATGATGGTCAATACCGTGGCGCCGGTCTGGGACGGCAACGAAACCTGGCTGGTGCTGGGCGGCGCGGCGCTGTACGGCGCCTTTCCACTGGCCTATGCGGTGATCGCCGATGCGCTGTCGATCCCCCTGACCGTCATGCTGATCGGCCTGATTTTCCGCGGCGTGGCCTTCGAGTTTCGTTTCAAGGCCACGCCGGAACACCGGCCGTTCTGGGACAAGGCGTTTATCGGCGGTTCGATCGTCGCCGCTTTCAGCCAGGGGGTCTCTGTTGGCACGGTGCTGAACGGCTTTGAGGTGACCGGCCGTGCCTACGGCGGCTCTGCGCTGAGCTGGCTGGCGCCGTTCCCGCTGTTTTGCGGCCTGGGCCTGGTGGTGGCCTACGCGCTGCTGGGCTGCACCTGGCTTATCATGAAAACCGAAGGCGCGCTGCATCGCAAGATGTCTGACCTGGCCATTCCCCTGACGCTGGTCCTGCTGGCCATCATCGCCATCGTCAGCATCTGGACGCCGCTGGCGCATCAGGACATCGCCCGCCGCTGGTTCACCACCCCGAACCTGTTCTGGTTCCTGCCGGTGCCGCTGCTGGTGCTGGCCTGTTCCTGGGGGATTGTGCGGGCGGCCTACAACCACGCCGGCTGTGGCCCCTTCCTGCTGACGCTGGGGCTGGTCTTCCTCGGCTTCAGCGGGCTGGGCATCAGCATCTGGCCGAACATCATACCGCCGTCCATTTCCATCTGGCAGGCGGCCTCACCGCCGCAGAGCCAGGGCTTTATGCTGGTTGGCGGCCTGCTGATCATCCCGGTGATCCTGGTTTACACCTGCTGGAGCTATTACGTGTTCCGCGGAAAAATCAAACCGAATGAAGGCTACCACTGA